The Kogia breviceps isolate mKogBre1 chromosome 4, mKogBre1 haplotype 1, whole genome shotgun sequence genome window below encodes:
- the NWD1 gene encoding LOW QUALITY PROTEIN: NACHT domain- and WD repeat-containing protein 1 (The sequence of the model RefSeq protein was modified relative to this genomic sequence to represent the inferred CDS: inserted 5 bases in 4 codons; deleted 1 base in 1 codon), protein MQRGKPYRAPPTXVVQTFCQKHGLMSEVIARLWCIRNTEATNHMTTELCLEELGWCQKTSIGPAFVALVGDQYGPRPVLSLIEEKEWEALKAQLRARPRDLELVARRFRTDENAVPPTYLLQTLGSGEARGPKEATLTSALRSGAQEARRLGLITQEKWHCYHRPVIEGEIERGLLSSTDWDQGATVFLRDIQDLNKHILEICALKMVEQLAACCLNKDAQNLLSNLKESITDTQPGVLKAHHLAWSRDLVEPPNKAHGRYPKELGEQSVARTNHQVLECLQKLEAGRRELAWLYQEICHQLXLSAEAPRTFCGRQELLTQLGQQLQQSDGHPHPPLVLFGPPGIGKTALMCKLAEQMPGLLGHKTVTVLRLLGTLQMSSDARGLLQSICFQVRLAYGLPLPPAQVLEAHTRVVQLFHTLLHTVSCRNIESLVILLDLVDEVDAVHHAQRVPWPPPKCPPRVHLILSVCSGQRGVFDTMRQLLTDPGAYWEVKPLSGNQGQEMVQLLLAASRRTLSLMQKDLLWTSLPECGHPGRLRLAFEEARKWASFTVLAPLASTAKEVMYQLCAPLEQTHGQLLVAQVLGYIVSSWFPVGEVRCVKVFVKGSLAISISKDHTVXLWNLLSGQEKFTIWGGGLKDPTEPQISSLHVDEAKKFVYSASSSKVSAWNLETEELIFRILGDASDPWXVASMVTLLTVSQGCVVSLRSSATGTLQRKQHLSSIKEETITCGVSVQKQRKMVTGSSKSSISLVSNLTE, encoded by the exons ATGCAGAGAGGGAAGCCCTACAGAGCACCTCCTA CCGTAGTACAGACCTTCTGCCAGAAGCACGGCCTCATGTCCGAGGTAATTGCCCGACT GTGGT GTATTCGGAACACTGAGGCCACCAACCACATGACCACAGAACTCTGCTTGGAGGAGCTTGGCTGGTGTCAGAAAACATCCATAGGGCCAGCTTTTGTT gcCCTCGTAGGTGACCAGTACGGCCCCCGTCCCGTCCTCTCGCTGATCGAGGAAAAGGAATGGGAGGCGCTGAAAGCTCAGCTGAGAGCCAGGCCACGTGACCTGGAGCTGGTGGCACGACGCTTCCGGACAGATGAGAACGCCGTGCCCCCCACCTACCTGCTGCAGACCCTGGGCAGCGGGGAGGCCCGTGGGCCCAAGGAGGCCACCCTGACCTCTGcactgcgctctggagcccaggaGGCCCGCAGGCTGGGCCTCATCACCCAGGAGAAGTGGCACTGCTACCACCGGCCAG TCATCGAGGGGGAAATAGAACGGGGCCTGCTGAGCTCAACAGACTGGGACCAGGGGGCGACCGTCTTCCTGAGAGATATCCAAGACCTCAACAAACACATCCTGGAGATCTGCGCCCTCAAGATGGTGGAACAGCTTGCAGCCTGTTGCCTGAACAAAGATGCCCAGAACCTTCTCAGCAACCTCAAGGAGAGCATCACTGACACACAGCCCGGAGTTCTCAAGGCCCACCACCTGGCATGGAGCCGAGACCTGGTGGAACCCCCAAACAAGGCTCATGGACGGTACCCAAAGGAGCTGGGAGAGCAGTCTGTGGCCAGGACTAACCATCAGGTCCTCGAGTGCCTCCAGAAACTGGAGGCAGGCAGGCGGGAGTTGGCATGGCTCTATCAGGAGATCTGCCACCAGC GGCTCAGTGCCGAGGCCCCACGGACCTTCTGTGGCCGCCAGGAGCTCCTAACCCAGCTGGGGCAGCAGCTCCAGCAGAGCGAcggccacccccacccacccctggtGCTTTTTGGACCCCCGGGCATCGGAAAGACTGCTCTGATGTGCAAGTTGGCTGAGCAAATGCCAGGGCTGCTTGGCCACAAGACAGTGACCGTTCTGCGGCTCCTGGGGACGTTACAGATGAGCTCCGACGCCCGAGGCCTGCTCCAGAGCATCTGCTTCCAGGTGCGCCTGGCCTACGGgctacccctgccccctgcccaggtCTTGGAGGCCCATACCAGGGTGGTCCAGCTTTTCCACACCCTCCTCCACACCGTCTCCTGCCGAAACATTGAGTCCCTCGTGATCCTGCTGGATTTGGTGGATGAGGTGGACGCTGTCCACCATGCTCAGAGGGTCCCCTGGCCGCCTCCCAAGTGCCCCCCAAGGGTCCACCTCATCCTCTCGGTCTGCTCAGGACAGCGGGGGGTTTTCGACACGATGCGGCAGCTGCTCACGGACCCAGGTGCTTACTGGGAGGTGAAACCCCTCTCTGGAAACCAAGGGCAAGAGATGGTTCAGCTCCTGCTGGCCGCCTCGAGGAGGACGCTGAGCCTGATGCAGAAGGACCTGCTCTGGACCAGCCTCCCGGAGTGTGGGCACCCGGGGCGGCTGAGGCTGGCCTTCGAGGAGGCCCGGAAATGGGCCTCCTTCACCGTGCTGGCCCCTCTGGCCTCCACCGCTAAGGAAGTGATGTACCAGCTGTGTGCCCCCCTGGAGCAGACACATGGGCAGCTCCTGGTGGCCCAA GTGCTGGGCTACATTGTGTCTTCCTG gttccccGTGG GAGAGGTGAGGTGTGTGAAGGTGTTTGTCAAAGGATCGCTTGCCATCTCTATCTCGAAGGATCACACCGT CTTGTGGAACTTACTCTCTGGCCAGGAGAAATTCACCATTTGGGGTGGAGGCTTAAAAGATCCCACTGAACCTCAGATCTCGAGCCTTCATGTGGATGAAGCAAAGAAGTTTGTGTATTCAGCATCTAGCTCAAAA GTCAGTGCTTGGAATCTGGAAACTGAAGAGCTGATTTTCCGTATCCTGGGGGATGCCTCTGACCCCT GTGTGGCTTCCATGGTCACGCTGCTGACAGTGTCGCAGGGTTGCGTGGTCAGTCTGCGGAGTTCAGCCACAGGAACACTGCAAAGGAAGCAACATTTGTCCAGCATCAAAGAAGAAACAATTACCTGTGGGGTCTCAGtccagaaacaaagaaagatgGTGACTGGGTCCAGCAAGAGCTCCATCTCTTTGGTAAGCAACTTGACTGAATAG